CGCTTCACGGTGGAGGCAACAGCGCGAATGTTGGCTGGTGGAAATTGCTGGCAGAGGCTATGGTATCATTGGCAGATTGGGATTGCTACCAACTTTTTAATTCACGCTGAACGTATTCTCCAGCCCCGCGATGGGCAAATTGAGGCTAAGGGTAGTCACGTAGAAATTGGAGAATACATCTTGCCTTTGACGCAATTGATGTTACAACTAGCAGATCAACACGTTAAAGAAATACACTGTATACTGTTAAATTTTGGTGTACAGGTAGCGCAAGCAAGTTATCATCAACAGGCAATAGCTTGTTGGGATAAAGCTATAGAAATTCAACCTGATTACTACCAAGCTTGGGGTAATCGAGGCATTGCACTGAGTAACTTAGGACGTTTGGTAGAGGCGATCGCATCCTATGACAAAGTGCTAGAATTCAAGACTGATGATTATTTAGCTTGGTATTATCGCGGTAATGCTTTAGATGAAACTGGGCAACATGAAGAAGCAGTTGCTTCTTACGACAAAGCAATTTTAATCAAACCCGATTTACACCAAGCTTGGAACAATCGCGGCATTGCGTTACGGAATTTAGGACGGCATGAAGAGGCATTTGCATCATACGAGCAAGCGGTAAAATTTAAGCCTGACTTACATCAAGCTTGGGTCAATCGCGGCAATGCACTGAAGAATTTGGGGCGATTTGCAGAGGCGGTTGCTGCTTATGACAAAGCAATTTTAATCAAACCTGAAGATTATTATACCTGGTATAGTCGGGCTAATGTGCTAAAGAACTTGGGGCGATTTGCAGAGGCGGTAACATCTTATGATCAAGCAATCGCTATCAAACTCGAAGACCATGAAGCTTGGTATTACCGGGGTGATGTCTTAGGTGATTTAGGCAAATATCAGGATGCTGTAGCATCTTACGACCAAGCACTTAAATTTAATCCTCAGAAACATGAAGCTTGGTACAATCGGGGCAATATTTTGTTTAACTTGGGAAAATATGAAGATGCAGTAGCATCTTATGACCAAGCCCTCAAACTTCAGCCAGAGAAACATGAAGCTTGGAATAATCGCGGCAATACGCTGTTTAATTTGGGAAAATATGAAGATGCAGTAGCATCTTATGACCAAGCCCTCAAGCTTCAGCCGGAGAAACACACAGCCTGGAAGAATCGCGGCAATGCCTTGTTTAATCTAGGAAGACATGAAGATGCAATTGCATCTTATGACAAAGCACTTTCTCTTAAACCCGATAAACACGAAGCTTGGTATAACCGAGGTAATGCACTGTTTAAATTAGGAAAATATGATGATGCAGTAGCATCTTATGAGCAAGCACTTTTAATTAAACCTGATAAACACGAAGCTTGGAACAACCGGGGATTAGCGCTGGCATATTTAGTAAGATATGAGGATGCGATCGCATCTTATGAGCAAGCACTTTTAATTAAACCCAATGATGATTGCATCTGGTACAACAAAGCTTGCTGCTATGGGTTATTAGAAAATATAGATTTGGCAATCAAAAACTTGCAACAAGCTATCAAGCTGAATCCTGATGAATGTCGAGAAATGGCAAAATCTGACTCTGATTTTCGTAGGATTAGGCAAGATAGACGTTTCCAAGATTTGATTGGTTAATTTGTCATTGGTCATTGGTCATTTGTCATTGGTCATTGGTCATTTGTTAGTAGTTATTCTCGCTCATCTTCCTCATCCCCACTCTTCCATTGCTTACCGCACAATTGGACTACCATGATGGTGTACTAAATACCACTTGCCTCCGAGAAGTTGAAATACATTAGTAGCCGTTGATTGTGCTTCAAGTCTTCTGCCACTAACAACTTGAAATACATTTTCTATTAATACAACGTAAGCAATATTGTCACGTATTTCCGTAGCAATTATTTCTATATTAATTTCTATGTATGCAGTGTTTTTAAATATCTGCGCCCAAGAATTGCGAATTTCCTTCCAACCTCGCAGCACATTGCTTCCAGGATGAATACAAAAACTACCTGTTCCCTGCGACCATACTGCACTCATTGCCTCAACGTCTTTTTTTTCAAAAGCTCGATAAAATGCTTCGTTAGCCGCTAAAACTTCAGATGTCATGAGGATTGGGGACTGGGGGGACAAGGGGACAAAGAAGAATAACAATAATAAATTACCAATGACAAATGACAAATGACAAATTACTAACTTCTTTTAACTATACTAATAGCTTGCAATAATTGGTAGGCTGTGTAGGGTTTGGATAAAAAAGTCTTGATGCCCATGTCATAAGCTGCATTAACTTTATCACTTGAAGCCAGCCCGCTGACAGCAATAATTTTGACTTGGGGGTTAATTTTTCGCAGGGTACGGATGGTAGTTATCCCATCCATAGCGGGCATGACCATATCAGTTAATACAAGAGATATTTTATCTTGATATTCTGCGTATAAAGCTATTGCTTCAATCCCATCACAGGCTGTGATTGCTTTGTAGTTATGGCTTTCTAAAGAGGTTTTTGTAATATCTCGAATGGCAGCTTCGTCATCTACAACTAAAATCAATTCTCCGTTTCCCTTAGGCAATTCTTGTTCTTTTTCTTCTATAGTTTCTGCCGCGTCTTGTGCTGGCAAATACACCTTAAATTGACTGCCTCTTCCCTCATCGCTGTATACATTAATAAAACGTAAGGATTCAGGTGGCAGGGTATTGACAAAGGGGACACTTGAGGGAGAATATCGCAAATATGAACCAAAACCTGCCTCAAGAATTAGATCGAGAAAGCTTGAACCAGTTATCAAAAGAAGAACTGGTGGATATCATCATTGAGCAGAGCAAGGTAATACGTGATTTACAAAAAATCATTTTAGAACTACAGCAAGAAATAGAGCGTTTAAAAATCAGTAGGGATTTAGACAGTTCTAATTCGTCGAAACCACCATCTGGAGACATCCACAAAAAGAGCGAAAACAAAAAGGTACCCCTGCAAGAAGAATCAAATCAACCGAAAAAGAAACCAGGTGGACAGCCAGGACATCAAGGTAAAACTCGTAAGGGGTTTGGCAGAGTAGACCGTTATGAAATCTTACGTCCAAGTGATTGTATCTGTTGTGGTAACAAAGCATTTGCACCCCTAGCAGTAAAAGTAGAAAAACAGGCTGTAGCGCAATTAGTAGAACGTCCCATTGAAATAGTAGAATATCAACGCCATACCTGCGTGTGTGAGTGTTGTGGAAATGTACAAACAGCCTCATGGTCGCCAGATATCGTTCCAGGACAAGATTTAGGAGTTAGATTACAGGCGTTTTTAGGATGGGTAAACAATTATGCACACATGCCTTATGAAAAACAGCAAGAAATGTTGTGGGAACTGGGGCAAATTGAAATTGGGTTAGGAACGTTAGTTGCAACTAATGAACGAATCCAACAAGCGATTGAACCAAGCATTAATGAATTGAGCAATTGGGTAAAACAGACACAACCTAATGTTCATGTGGATGAAACACCTTGGTCAGTCAAAGGGATCAAAGAATGGTTGTGGGTAGTTGCCAATTCTGATTTCTGCCTGTTTACTGCTGCTGACACTCGTTCACGAGCCGAATTATCAGCCATTTTAGGGACTGAATATACAGGGGTACTCAGCAGCGATGATTTTAGCGTTTACAATGGTTATCCAGCTTTTGCCCAGCAGAAATGTTTGGCTCATCTACGCCGACACTTCAAAAAACTAATTATTCTTCCAGGTCTTCACAACCAAGCTATCGGTGAAACGTTTGTTAATTTAATTGATGAAGCCTTTAGGAATTACGCTCAATGGTTTGAGAGCCTTGACTCCTTGGGTTACAACGATTGGGTCAATCAATTTAAATCTAAGTTGCACTCCTCACTTAATCAGTGGATTGACAAGGCAGGAGCTACAGCTGGCAACCTTTTACGTTCTTTGCGTGATAAAGCAAATCAATGGTGGTATTTTCTTGATTATCCTGAAGTTCCTCCAGATAACAATCAGGCTGAACGATCGCTTCGTTTGGCTGTGACAAAGCGTAAGGTTAGCGGTGGTTCCCGTTCAATGGAGCGGTTTCAACACACTGCTAATTTGTTGACTGTGGTACAAACCTGCCGCCGTCAAGGTAGGTCTGTAATTGATTTTTTTGCACAAGCTCTACTGGTTGGTTCTCTTGACTATCAGTCTCGTCCGTCTCTACTTCCTGGATATTAGACCTGAATCCTTACAATAAAACCATCGTGACTTTTAATAATACCAAGTACAGTAGAAAGACCAAGCCCTGTACCTTTGCCAGGGTCTTTCGTAGTAAAAAATGGCTCAAATATCCGCTCTAAGACTTTTGGTTTCATCCCAGTTCCGGCATCTGTAACGGTAACGACAACATAAGCGCCTTCTTTAGCATCAATATGCATTTTGGCGTAATTTTCATCGACTAAGAGATTTTCAGCAGAAATTATTAAACTTCCACCATTGGGCATAGCATCACGAGCATTGACACATAGATTCATTAGCACCTGATGTAGTTGCGTGGCATCAGCAGATACAGTCCAGAGGTTTGGGGAAATTTGGCTGAAAACTTCAATTGATTTGGGGAAAGTCTCTTTAATAATTTGCTGGATTTCGACAATTAAATGCTTTAGTTGCAAAAGGGTACGTTCGCCCTCAAGTCCTCTTGTAAAAGACAATACTTGCTTGACTAAATTTGCCCCACGTTTAGCGTTGGTGATTAATATCGGTAATATTCGTCGAGAACGCTCATCTTGAACTTGTGCCTCTAGAAGTTGTGCTGTCATTAAAATGGGGGCAAGAACATTATTCAAGTCGTGGGCAATACCACTAGCGAGAGTGCCAATACTTTCTAATCGTTGGGCGCGGAGAAATTGAGCTTCTAATTGTTTTTTTTGTGTGATATCAGTGTTAACGACAAGGATTGATTGTGCTTTATTACCAAACTCACGCACTAATGTCCAACGGCTTTCAACAATAATTTCTTGCCCTGATTTTGTTGTTTGTTGTAATTCGCCTTCCCAAGAGCCTTTTTTCATTAGAAGCTTGAGCGCCTCTTGTAATTGAGACAAGTGTTTTTCTTGCCAAAGGTCTGGTATCTTTTTCGTAATAGCTTCTTCTTTTTTCCAACCGTAAACTCGCTCAGCCGCTTTGTTCCAGAATAAAATTTTGTCTTCTAAATCTTGTACAAAAATTGCATCGGTGGCGACATCTAGTAAAGCAGCTTGTTCGCGGATTTTCTGTTCTGTTTGTTTGCGTTCAATGGCGTAGCGGATAGAACGCTCTAATAAAGGCGCAGTTAATTGGCTTTTTTCTAGATAATCTGCTGCTCCGGCTTTCATCGCTTCTAGGTCTATTTCGCGATCGCCCTGCCCAGTTAATAATATCATGGGAGCAGAACAGCCATTGGCTATTGCTTCGCGCAATAGTTCCAGTCCATTGTGCGGCCCCAAACGGTAGTCTACAAGATAAATATCATGCTCGTGTTGAGCGATCGCATTTCTTGCCGCTTTAAAACTATCTATCCATTCCAGGGTACAACCAGCTACCTGAAACTCACTAAACCAATATCGAGTTAAAACATAATCATCCTCATCATCATCTATTAAGAGAACTTTGAGTAGGCTGTTGTTCATTATTGCCTCCCCCTTGTTTATAGCGGCAGTTCCACAATTTCAAACCAATATTTTCCTAAAGTATTTATCACCTCAATTAATGAAGCATAAGTCTCTGGCTTAATAATGAATGAGTTTGCACCTAAATTATAAGTTGTATATATATCTTCTTCTGTACTTGACGTTGTCAGTATTACTACAGGAATTTGCCGCAGTTGTGGGTCAGTTTTAATGTCTTGGAGCGTTTCCAGACCGTTTTTTTTCGGCATATTTAAATCTAGCAAAATCAAGCCAGGACGCGGTGCGCGACTATTATCAGTATATCGCCCGCGATTGTACAAATAATCCATCAATTCTTCGCCATTGCTGACGATATACAGTTCGATTGGCAATTGACTTTCTATCAACGCCTCACGAACCAGCAGACTGTCTTCTTCGTCATCATCAGCCATTAAGATGGTGACGGTTTTCTGCCGAGAATTCACTTTATCTTGTCTCCTTGGCACTAATTATAAATAGAAATTAAGTCTTAAAATCCTAAAAATTATTGGACACAATTGTACAATTAACCTTGTTTTAGGGTCTGTTAGTAATCCCTCTCTAGGAATAAAAATTATGAATGCGTATTTATTGGCAATGTAACAATAAATCTTGCTCCTTGTTCTGGTTTGCTTTGTGCTGTGATATTACCATGATGACGTTCAGTAATTTTTCGGCAGATAGCTAAGCCTATGCCAGTGCCTTCGTATTCATGGCGACTATGCAGACGTTGAAAAACATTAAAAATCCGATCAAGATACTTTTCTTCAAAACCAATACCATTATCTTCTACGATGATTTGACAAAGTTCAGAAACAACAGAAATTTTATCTGATTGGTTACTTAAGAATTCACTATAAATTTTGACAATAGGCGGTACTTGTGGACGGTGAAACTTGAGGGCGTTAACAATTAGGTTCTGTAGCAATTGCCGCATCTGTAGGGGATCAGCTTGAATGGTAGGTAACTCTCCTATCTGCACACGTCCCCCAGTTTGCTGAATACGTACTTCTAAATCAGACAAAACTTCTTGTACAATCACTGTCAAATTAACCCAAACAAAAGGCTGCGCTCTAGTAGTAACTCGCGAAAGTGTCAACAAGTCTTCAATCAATGTCTGCATCCTCAAAGCAGCATTCTGCATTCGTTCTAGGTAGTCGCGCTCTTGTTCAGTTAACTTATCCCCACAGGCAGCTTTGAGCCGCTCACCAAAGGTTTTAATCTTACGCACTGGCTCTTGCAAATCGTGAGAGGCGACAAATGCAAATTGTTGCAATTCTTCATTAGAACGAGCGAGTTCTTGGCGCTGATAAGTTTCTTGTTCTAGAATTTGGCTCTGAGCTAAAGCAATGCCGATTTGATCTGCAAGTTGTCGCAAAAGTTCAATTTCCCAGCTAATCCACTGGCGGGGATGGGCGCACTGATGGGCAATTAACAGTCCCCAAAGTTGATTTTTGATGAAAATCGGAACAACAAGGTTGGCTTTGATGGCAAATTGTTGCAGGAATTCAACGTGGCAAGCTTGTATATCAGCTTGCTCTATGTTGGGAACAACACTAATTCGCCCTTGGTGGTACTTCTGGACGTAACTTTCTGCAAAGCAAGGGTCGATAATCTGCTGCCCAAGCACAACGGGTAAACCAGGAACTACTGCTTCTTGCACCGCGATGAAAGAGCTATTTGACTGGAGGCGCAAAATTAATACACGGTCTGCGTGTAGTAGCTTTTGTACTTCTGTGACACTGGTGCGGAGTATTTCATCGATTTGTAAAGATTGACGAATTTTGAGAGTGACATCAGCAAACAATTGCGATCGCAAGTTTTGCCGTTGTAATTCTGCTTGTACTCGTTTGCGATCGGTTATATCCATCATTACACCAATCATCCGCGCTGGTTGTCCTGTATTATCATAGAGGATATAACCACGATCTAAGATGTATGCATAAGAACCGTTGCTACAGCGAAAGCGATATTCAGTCGTCCAAAATTGTTCCCCGCTAACGGTAACAGCACGTACTGTAGCACCAGTTTTCTGGCGATCATCTGGGTGGATGAGTTGCCACCACCAATCAGCATCGGAATTTACTTGTTCTGTTGAGTAACCAAAAAGTGTCTCTACAGTTTGATTCCACCAAATTTTATTTGTCTGCAAATCCCAATCCCAGATAGCATCATTAGTCGCACGAGCGACTATCTGAAAACGCTCTTCACTCTGACGCAGCTGTTCCTCTGCCAGTTTACGTTCAGTAATATCTGTATGGGAACTTGTCATCCGCACTGCATTATCGTTTTCATCCCACACTGCCTGACCGCGATGTAAAATCCATTTGTAGGTGTTGTTCTTACACCGGACTCGATGTTCATTAGTATAAAACGGAGTTTTTTTGTCAAAATGGTCAGCGATCGCTTGTGTCACCAAGTCGATATCATCTGGATGTACCCTGGTTGCCCATTCATCTAAATAATTAGAAATCTCATGGTCTTCGTAACCAAGCATTTCTTTCCAGCGAGTTGAGAAAAACACCTCATTAGTTTTAACGTCCCAGTCCCAAATCCCATCATTGCTGCCTCGTACAGCCAACTGCCAGCGTTCTTCACTTTTTTTGAGGGCGTCTTCCACACGTTGACGTTCAATCGCTGTAGCTAGAACATTGGCAACAGCTTGTAGAAAATAAATGTCATCTCTGCTAAAAGTGCGCTGTTTGGTTGAATGTGCGCCTAAAATCCCAAAAGGACGCTCTTTGCCATGAATTACTACACTCATACCACTAACTACTTGCTCAAAGTCTTGAACAGTATCCACGTCTGGAAAAAGCAGACTGTAGTCTGGATGCATTTGCATCCCAGTGCTAAGGGTTTCCTGTTGAGCCGATTCTTGTTGCCAACCTACTCCAGCACGTAGCAGTAATCCCTCACCATCTGGCAGTAGTTCCAAAACTTTGCACGACTGAACTTTCAGGCATTGCGATACGATGCTTACGCATGAGTTCATCAGCTTGGTCAAGTCTGTGCCAGCTAGAGCCATTTGGCTGAGTTCTGCCACAATCGCTTGCTGGTTCGCATGAACTTCTAGTGCTTCATCTGCTTGCTTGCGTTTGGTGATATCCATGTCTACCCCAGACATCCGCACAGCTACTCCCTCTGCGTCGCGAAACACTACTCCTTTGCTGGCTAACCAGCGAATATTACCGCTTGGTAAAACAACTCGAAATTCGATGTCGTATTCTACCCCGTCGCGAATAGCTTGCTGATGCGCTCGACTGACGCGATCGCGATCTCCAAGATGAACTAAGTTAAGAAAAGCTGGGTATGTGTCGTTGAAAGTGCCTTTTTCCCAGCCTAAAAGCACATCTAAGTTATCTGACCAAGCAATTTTGTTAGTTAGCAAATCCCAGTTCCAGATGCTCATCCGAGCAGCATCTAATGCCATTCTCAATTGTGCTTCTTGCAGTTGTGCCTGTTCTGTTTGTAGTCGTAATTCCTTAATGGCACGATTAGCTTCGAGTAGCCGGCGTAATCTTTGATGCAAGACTGGCCATTGAAACGGTTTGGTAACAAAATCAGTTGCACCGGCGGCAAAAGCTTGCTCGACAGATTTTTGATCGTCAAGAGCGGTAATCATCAATACGGGTGTATCTTTGCCATCGGGGAGTGCTTGCAATTGGGTGCAGCATTGAAACCCATTCATTATCGGCATTAAAGCATCCAGCAGTACTATATCTGGGTGTAGTTGAGTATAACTAGCTAGCGCCTCTGAACCGTCACTCGCCTCTGCTACCTGATACCCTGCTTCTTTTATTAGCGCACACAGATGTATTCGCGTTAAATCGTCGTCGTCTACAACCAAAATTAAGGGAGAATCTTTTTTAGTCATGAGCTTGAGTCATGAGTCCTTAAGATTTAGCTTAGCTTGTCTGATGCAAAGCTTTTCAATTTTCTGTCAGGTTACTACATGGATTTTTCCTGCACTTACTAACGTATGATCGGGATAATATGGTTAAGGCGATTTCTTAGTAAGTGTTTTTGATCACATCATTTATGTGACAATAATTGATGCTTACTTTAATGTCCAATTTAGCCAAATTTAAATACTATAAAAAATTACCCAAAATTTGAGTTTACCAAATAACCTAATAGCATTTATTACTTGATGGCAAAGTATTTTAACAGTAAATATACGGTGATCAACTTTAAAATTATTAAACAGCACAATTTAGAAGTAAAACAGGTTTTATAGGTAGGTTTAAGAACTAAGCTGTCTACTAGAGTTGTTGGTAAATAAGCCGAACAATGTCTATAACTCAGTAATAGCAGCTATCCCAGCCATTTTACTCAAAAATACTTACAACCTAAATGGTGCAGGTGTTTCAGCAATTTCTAACGTTATTTCCCAACAAGTCTACTTTACCAAGTTAAAATTCGCTGGTGGAATTTTTAATCAAGAATATTGATTAATGACTAAACGCAGGCTTTTTAATAATTCCTGTGTTGTATAGGGTTTAGACAAAAATGTTGTGCGCTGGGCTATTTTATTAATTGGTACTTGTTCGCTTGTTGCTAACCCACTGACAGCTATAATTCCTAGTTTTGGATTGATGTTTTGCAATGTGCGAATAGTAGCTGTTCCATCCATATTGGGCATCATCATATCGATAATTGCCGCACTAATTTTATCTTTATACTGAACATATAGTGTAACTGCTTCCATTCCTTCACTAGCAGTAATGACTTTATAATTATGGGTTTCTAATGAGGCTTTAGTTATCTCTTGAATGGCAATTTCATCATCCACAACCAAGATCAATTCTCCACAGCCACTTGGCATTTCTATATCTTCTACTGGTTGGGAAACAGCTGTATTAACTGCTGGTAAGTAAACCTGAAATTTTGTACCTTTTTCTACAATACTTGATACATTAATAAAACCACCATGACTTTTAACAATTCCCATTACTGTTGATAGCCCCAATCCAGTACCTTTACCAACCTCTTTTGTAGTAAAAAATGGTTCAAAAATTCTATCTAATATTGCACTGTTAATGCCAATTCCTGTATCAGCGACTGTCAAGAGAATGTAATAACCAACATGAGCATCTAAGTACGTGCTGGCATATTTTTCATCAATAAAAATATTTTCAGCAGTTATTGTTAAAATACCACCCGCAAGCATGGCATCACGAGCATTGAGACACAAGTTAATCAGTACCTGATGCAGTTGAGTACTATCAGCACAAACAGGTAATAAGTCGGGCTGAATTTCTGTGTTGACTGCAATTGATTTAGGAAATGTTTGAGCAATAATTTGCTTCATTTCTAAAATTAAATGCTTTACCTGAACCACAGTGCGATCGCCTTCAATTCCTCTAGCAAATGACAGCACTTGTTTCACTAAGTTAGCACCACGTTTGGCATTACTTTCTACTATTGATAGCAGTTGGGAAATACTATGGTCACGATTTTTAGTTTTGAGCAACTGAACTGACATCAAAATTGGTGATAGCACATTGTTTAAATCGTGAGCAATGCCGCTGGCTAATGTGCCTAAACTCTCCATGCGCTGAGCGCGTAAAAATTGCTTTTCTAACTGTCTTTTCTGAGTAATATCGGTATCAACAACTAGAATTGATTTAGCTTGAGAATTTCCATCTTGTACCAGTGTCCAGCGACTTTCAACTATGATGTCTTTCCCAGATTTGCTAGTTCTCTGTAACTCACCTTGCCAAGAGCCATCTTTTAAGAGAGTCTTGTAAATTTCCCGATGTTCTAGCAAAGATTCGCTGTATAAAAGTTCATTTGCTTTTTTACCTATAACTTCTTTTGTCTTCCAGCCATAAAGGTTTTCAGCACTTTTGTTCCAAAATAAAATTTTGTTGGATAAATCTCGCACGACAATTGCATCTGTGGTAGCGTCGAGCAATGTGGTTTCTTTGTTGCTTTGGGATTCTACTTGTTTTGTCAGTTCAAGTAAGTTACGACGAATCTCTAGTTGTTTAATTACTAATCGGCTTAATGTATGCAATGCTTCCACCTGTTTGGCAGTGATTTGGCGGGGTACGCGATCGACTACACACAGAGTTCCGATCGCTTCTCCTTTTTGTGCAAACAAGGTTACTCCAGCGTAAAATCTCACATAGGGTTCACCGATGACGGTTACATTATTGGCAAACCGTTCATCTGCAAGTGTGTCAGGAATAATCAAAATATCGTTTTGCTGGATACAAAATGGACAAATGCCTAGGTTTTTAGGTAATTCTTGTGCATCTATGCCGATTTTGGCTTTAAACCACTGACGATCAGCATCAATCAGATTAATCAAAGCGATGGGCGTGTCACAAATCTGCGCGGCTAAAAATACTAAATCGTCAAATGCTTGTTCTGGTGGAGTGTCAAGAATTTGATACTGAAAAAGAGCCTCCAGCCTTGCTACTTCGTCAGACACTAAAGATTTCATTAAATTTTTCCTAATATTGCTGAATTATAAATTGCCCAACGTGTTATTAGCAGTTCTCTTAATTCATTTAGCACCCAATGTTTAAGGATAGCAACGATAAAACGCTGCCTGATTGTTAAGAGTCTGCTTTCAAGTACCTTATACATCTGCTTATTGTTAGCCCACATGGGAAATTTGCTTTTTGGTCAATTCAGCTGTCACTGGACTTGATAATTCTATAAAGTTATTAATAAGATTATCTCAAAGAGTAAACAAGCAGATAACTTGATCACTTTACTAGTATAGTAATACGCTTTAATTGACAGTGACAGTGCAATTTAGTTAATTAAGTAATTTTACTGGAATATTATCAGATTTACGTTTTTATTAGACTTTTTACTCAGTAGATTAAATGATTGCTACCATAAGACAAAGCCTTAAAATTCAATTTCTGGTTTAAGAGAGTTTGTATCAAAATCTTCCGCACAAGATTCCCCTGCCAGGAATTACGTACAGAAGTTGTGTGTTGAGACTGGGTGTCAAACTAGGGGTGTAAGGGTATGGAGCAGTAAAGAATTAATTCTTTCTCTACACGTCTTGTGCAAATCCCTACGGTGTACACACCAGTTACTCTCGACGCAATTCATGGTTTATCCAATAGCCGAAGAAAACCTTACCCTGATTCTGCTACGCAAAACCTGTCCTTTGCCAAGGAAAGGAACAGGTTTTGAAATACTTTTGACTAATGGGATAACTTGTGTACACAGTAGCCTCCGAGGGGAGGAGTTAAGGAAGATATTCTTACAGGATTACTGAGATTGGTATTCTAGGTTTTAGGAAGCCTTGCAAAATTCACGAGGCAGCGCGTCCCATAGCTGAAATTTTTGACGAGAAACCCAATATCCAATTTACTTTAATTTTACAAACAGTAACAAAAGAGAATTTATTAACCTAATTTACTGCTCTACTTTGCATAAGAAATACAACCAAGATACTGCGGTACTGAAATTGGTGTTTTATCTATCAGCCAGCTTCAAAATTTAAGTTATTTTTTTTGATAGTAAAAGGACAATATATTTAGTCCCGTTCAAAACAAATCCCAACCAGTATCAATTCAGTGTATGACAACTATGCTAGCCTCTCCGATTAAACCAAGAACCGAAGATAGCTTTGCTATAAGCTTTGCGCCATTATCTGTTGACGAAATCTATGCCAGGGCGGACGATTCTGCCAATGGCGCGGTAGTTGTAATGAGTGGAATGGTTCGCAATCAAACCGATGGTAAACCTGTGGTAGCGCTGGAATATCAAGCTTACGAACCGATGGCATTGCGGGTATTTTATCAAATTGCTGCTGATATTCGCTCCTCTTGGACTGATGTAACGCGAGTGGTGATTCATCATCGCGTTGGGCGTTTGCAAGTTGGAGAAATCAGCGTTTTAGTAGCAGTAGGTTGTCCTCATCGCAGTGAGGCTTTTGCAGCTTGCCGCTATGCTATCGACACTCTCAAACATAATGCACCCATTTGGAAAAAAGAACATTGGGAGGATGGTTCTAGCAGCTGGGTGAGTATTGGTGCTTGTGAGCAGTTAGAAGAAAGTTGTTAAAATTCCACAGATAAAGACGCAGATTTAGTAATCTTCTCCTAAAGGGCTGTAGGGACACAAG
This region of Nostoc sp. UHCC 0302 genomic DNA includes:
- a CDS encoding tetratricopeptide repeat protein, with product MFNILELIPKFYTENKEFIDNLLSGGLPAILPAIVSFFWWLAWRDRQRRIPHPSFAFEVIKPQSPSLMQRILGGDSKDPLADRNIAYQNRVAHRSIRRELQQQLEEHRWLLIVGRTGVGKTREAAELAQHLNQAGWTVLYLKPNEWLDIPARMPTEIGGDRKLLFFLDDLNQKMHRSHQEISPEAEKSQVERFTVPLQHRLLDALTRYESFCGKAEIRVIATARNERQPDFPGEASAWEKLQWDKYPKLWQQFHIYELPEPEDRAIIEVLAATIPKTNIPAQPEQYPELAKRNDATFRNVVENLQHLRNDGLPLNPKTYRESLGKTWEKRYQELVERYPVSRYIYDAVDLLRQFDIPLYRFTVEATARMLAGGNCWQRLWYHWQIGIATNFLIHAERILQPRDGQIEAKGSHVEIGEYILPLTQLMLQLADQHVKEIHCILLNFGVQVAQASYHQQAIACWDKAIEIQPDYYQAWGNRGIALSNLGRLVEAIASYDKVLEFKTDDYLAWYYRGNALDETGQHEEAVASYDKAILIKPDLHQAWNNRGIALRNLGRHEEAFASYEQAVKFKPDLHQAWVNRGNALKNLGRFAEAVAAYDKAILIKPEDYYTWYSRANVLKNLGRFAEAVTSYDQAIAIKLEDHEAWYYRGDVLGDLGKYQDAVASYDQALKFNPQKHEAWYNRGNILFNLGKYEDAVASYDQALKLQPEKHEAWNNRGNTLFNLGKYEDAVASYDQALKLQPEKHTAWKNRGNALFNLGRHEDAIASYDKALSLKPDKHEAWYNRGNALFKLGKYDDAVASYEQALLIKPDKHEAWNNRGLALAYLVRYEDAIASYEQALLIKPNDDCIWYNKACCYGLLENIDLAIKNLQQAIKLNPDECREMAKSDSDFRRIRQDRRFQDLIG
- a CDS encoding nuclear transport factor 2 family protein; translated protein: MTSEVLAANEAFYRAFEKKDVEAMSAVWSQGTGSFCIHPGSNVLRGWKEIRNSWAQIFKNTAYIEINIEIIATEIRDNIAYVVLIENVFQVVSGRRLEAQSTATNVFQLLGGKWYLVHHHGSPIVR
- a CDS encoding IS66 family transposase codes for the protein MNQNLPQELDRESLNQLSKEELVDIIIEQSKVIRDLQKIILELQQEIERLKISRDLDSSNSSKPPSGDIHKKSENKKVPLQEESNQPKKKPGGQPGHQGKTRKGFGRVDRYEILRPSDCICCGNKAFAPLAVKVEKQAVAQLVERPIEIVEYQRHTCVCECCGNVQTASWSPDIVPGQDLGVRLQAFLGWVNNYAHMPYEKQQEMLWELGQIEIGLGTLVATNERIQQAIEPSINELSNWVKQTQPNVHVDETPWSVKGIKEWLWVVANSDFCLFTAADTRSRAELSAILGTEYTGVLSSDDFSVYNGYPAFAQQKCLAHLRRHFKKLIILPGLHNQAIGETFVNLIDEAFRNYAQWFESLDSLGYNDWVNQFKSKLHSSLNQWIDKAGATAGNLLRSLRDKANQWWYFLDYPEVPPDNNQAERSLRLAVTKRKVSGGSRSMERFQHTANLLTVVQTCRRQGRSVIDFFAQALLVGSLDYQSRPSLLPGY
- a CDS encoding response regulator encodes the protein MNSRQKTVTILMADDDEEDSLLVREALIESQLPIELYIVSNGEELMDYLYNRGRYTDNSRAPRPGLILLDLNMPKKNGLETLQDIKTDPQLRQIPVVILTTSSTEEDIYTTYNLGANSFIIKPETYASLIEVINTLGKYWFEIVELPL